The following are from one region of the Vicugna pacos chromosome 9, VicPac4, whole genome shotgun sequence genome:
- the LOC116282197 gene encoding uncharacterized protein isoform X4 has protein sequence MDSHSTLDLLDPVSSWEEDRKFVLRGWCLVFSILATLMVLSVLDGRMAYLQGSYTGYLGFWTDCRKHKCVSLGQVTVLIHMSMGFMMLALVLCLVLLPTMSLSFRPVFRRLNKADLVFSSLSLSIGAMIN, from the exons ATGGACTCACATTCCACCCTAGACCTGT TGGACCCCGTCTCTTCGTGGGAGGAGGACCGCAAGTTCGTCCTGCGGGGCTGGTGTCTTGTCTTCAGCATTCTGGCGACCCTGATGGTGCTCAGCGTGTTGGATGGGCGTATGGCCTACTTGCAGGGCTCCTACACGGGCTACCTGGGCTTCTGGACTGACTGCAGGAAGCACAAGTGTGTCAGCCTGGGCCAAGTCACCG ttcTCATCCACATGAGCATGGGCTTCATGATGCTGGCCCTGGTCCTGTGTCTAGTCCTCCTCCCCACCATGAGCCTCTCCTTCCGGCCAGTGTTCCGCCGCCTTAACAAGGCTGACCTTGTCTTCAGTTCCCTCAGCTTAAGCATTG
- the LOC140698361 gene encoding uncharacterized protein isoform X1: MAQRSQSGHQSALPEFLPAATNNNRGKTQDSSSTTFRPRVSTQGSQPTVQNHQVSTEDSQPTVHSRRVSIQEPLPVIHSRRVSIREPLPVIHSRRVSTQGSQTTVQNHQVSTEDSQPTVHSRRVSIQEPLPVIHSRRLSTQDASSISHQFSAEDVPPITSSHRASVQDTPSVIYSSHFKTRDVPSVFQTHCFSIQSPLSVTRTPWTNVKSVTCSSRVSIPPTTQSPHSSLQVSRSVRARVDVPPSITHSPEASIKSNESIIWTSQESFRDTLDGPQHNPNTPESNLYSSPSGSSTEGRSGRFQDRCRLSHSQLPMGWRLLHEARKISHQLSLVLSLAGMVTIGLISLGQHWIHFQVPLMPPEDPAGYPTILINTIFFVQCPDTSCQNEYDQNAYLLDFAWAFLLIASTSSFCLCIILINIVFFTSTNTPMLDFSSVIISILTGISMILCILFYLMQAHEYLQEGMTYELGCSFYLAWIGVFLFLMTGFFSYLNYMNFWSLLAIQAIWT; this comes from the exons ATGGCCCAGAGGTCCCAATCTGGCCACCAGAGTGCTCTGCCAGAATTCCTTCCAGCAGCAACTAACAACAACCGAGGCAAGACCCAAGACTCGTCATCAACTACCTTCAGGCCCCGGGTCAGTACCCAAGGCTCTCAGCCCACTGTCCAGAATCACCAAGTCAGTACTGAAGACTCTCAGCCCACTGTCCACAGCCGCCGGGTCAGTATTCAAGAACCCCTGCCAGTTATCCACAGCCGCCGGGTCAGTATCCGAGAACCCCTGCCTGTTATCCACAGCCGCCGGGTCAGTACCCAAGGCTCTCAGACCACTGTCCAGAATCACCAAGTCAGTACTGAAGACTCTCAGCCCACTGTCCACAGCCGCCGGGTCAGTATTCAAGAACCCCTGCCAGTTATCCACAGCCGCCGGCTCAGTACCCAAGATGCATCATCCATCAGTCACCAATTCAGTGCTGAGGACGTGCCACCCATCACCAGCAGTCACCGGGCCAGTGTCCAAGACACACCGTCTGTAATCTACAGTAGCCATTTCAAAACCCGAGATGTCCCATCTGTTTTCCAAACTCACTGCTTCAGTATCCAAAGCCCTTTGTCAGTGACTCGCACCCCCTGGACCAATGTAAAATCAGTTACCTGCAGTAGTCGAGTGAGTATCCCGCCAACAACCCAGAGTCCCCACTCAAGCCTTCAAGTCTCCAGGTCAGTCCGGGCCAGAGTCGATGTCCCCCCATCAATTACTCACAGCCCAGAGGCCAGTATCAAAAGTAATGAATCAATCATCTGGACCTCCCAGGAGAGCTTCAGAGACACTTTGGATGGTCCCCAACACAACCCAAATACCCCAGAAAGCAACCTCTACAGTTCACCATCAGGCAGCTCCACTGAGGGCAGATCTGGCAG GTTTCAGGACAGGTGTAGACTCAGCCATTCCCAGCTGCCCATGGGCTGGCGGTTGCTGCACGAGGCCAGGAAGATCAGTCACCAGCTGAGCCTGGTGCTGAGCCTGGCCGGCATGGTGACCATCGGTCTCATCTCTCTGGGCCAGCACTGGATCCACTTCCAGGTGCCACTGATGCCCCCTGAGGATCCTGCTGGCTACCCCACCATTCTCATCAATACCATCTTCTTTGTGCAGTGCCCTGACACCTCCTGCCAGAATGAGTACGACCAGAATGCTT aCTTGCTGGACTTTGCCTGGGCCTTCCTCCTCATTGCAAGCACTTCCAGCTTCTGCCTCTGCATCATCCTCATAAACATCGTCTTCTTCACAAGCACCAACACGCCCATGCTGGACTTCTCCAGTGTCATCATCAGCATCCTGACAG GGATCAGCATGATACTGTGTATCCTGTTCTACTTGATGCAGGCCCATGAGTACCTGCAGGAGGGCATGACCTACGAGCTGGGGTGCAGTTTCTACCTGGCATGGATCGGCGTCTTCCTCTTCCTGATGACTG GTTTCTTCTCCTATCTGAACTACATGAACTTCTGGTCCCTCCTGGCGATCCAGGCCATCTGGACTTAG
- the LOC116282197 gene encoding uncharacterized protein isoform X3 translates to MVLSVLDGRMAYLQGSYTGYLGFWTDCRKHKCVSLGQVTVLIHMSMGFMMLALVLCLVLLPTMSLSFRPVFRRLNKADLVFSSLSLSIGFLIVLSLTLFVVNCETLQPRPRVSYLMTTYLGWSGGALMLWAGALSYLNHVGMWGRGKTSMEWRLSYRRWVSQQSTQRSTLEQPRSDQDSKCTEDVPSSLPSPRSSPKPL, encoded by the exons ATGGTGCTCAGCGTGTTGGATGGGCGTATGGCCTACTTGCAGGGCTCCTACACGGGCTACCTGGGCTTCTGGACTGACTGCAGGAAGCACAAGTGTGTCAGCCTGGGCCAAGTCACCG ttcTCATCCACATGAGCATGGGCTTCATGATGCTGGCCCTGGTCCTGTGTCTAGTCCTCCTCCCCACCATGAGCCTCTCCTTCCGGCCAGTGTTCCGCCGCCTTAACAAGGCTGACCTTGTCTTCAGTTCCCTCAGCTTAAGCATTG GGTTCCTGATTGTCCTCAGCCTGACCCTCTTTGTAGTCAACTGCGAGACGTTGCAACCGAGGCCACGGGTATCCTACCTGATGACCACCTACCTGGGCTGGAGCGGCGGCGCCTTGATGCTGTGGGCCG gagcaCTGAGCTACTTGAACCACGTGGGCatgtggggcagagggaagacCTCTATGGAGTGGCGGTTGAGCTATCGCCGGTGGGTCTCGCAGCAGAGCACCCAGAGGTCCACGCTCGAACAGCCGCGGTCAGACCAAGACTCCAAGTGCACCGAGGACGTGCCCAGTTCACTTCCCTCCCCAAGATCCTCCCCTaagcctctctaa
- the LOC140698361 gene encoding uncharacterized protein isoform X2, producing MAQRSQSGHQSALPEFLPAATNNNRGKTQDSSSTTFRPRVSTQGSQPTVQNHQVSTEDSQPTVHSRRVSIQEPLPVIHSRRVSIREPLPVIHSRRVSTQGSQTTVQNHQVSTEDSQPTVHSRRVSIQEPLPVIHSRRLSTQDASSISHQFSAEDVPPITSSHRASVQDTPSVIYSSHFKTRDVPSVFQTHCFSIQSPLSVTRTPWTNVKSVTCSSRVSIPPTTQSPHSSLQVSRSVRARVDVPPSITHSPEASIKSNESIIWTSQESFRDTLDGPQHNPNTPESNLYSSPSGSSTEGRSGRFQDRCRLSHSQLPMGWRLLHEARKISHQLSLVLSLAGMVTIGLISLGQHWIHFQVPLMPPEDPAGYPTILINTIFFVQCPDTSCQNEYDQNAWISMILCILFYLMQAHEYLQEGMTYELGCSFYLAWIGVFLFLMTGFFSYLNYMNFWSLLAIQAIWT from the exons ATGGCCCAGAGGTCCCAATCTGGCCACCAGAGTGCTCTGCCAGAATTCCTTCCAGCAGCAACTAACAACAACCGAGGCAAGACCCAAGACTCGTCATCAACTACCTTCAGGCCCCGGGTCAGTACCCAAGGCTCTCAGCCCACTGTCCAGAATCACCAAGTCAGTACTGAAGACTCTCAGCCCACTGTCCACAGCCGCCGGGTCAGTATTCAAGAACCCCTGCCAGTTATCCACAGCCGCCGGGTCAGTATCCGAGAACCCCTGCCTGTTATCCACAGCCGCCGGGTCAGTACCCAAGGCTCTCAGACCACTGTCCAGAATCACCAAGTCAGTACTGAAGACTCTCAGCCCACTGTCCACAGCCGCCGGGTCAGTATTCAAGAACCCCTGCCAGTTATCCACAGCCGCCGGCTCAGTACCCAAGATGCATCATCCATCAGTCACCAATTCAGTGCTGAGGACGTGCCACCCATCACCAGCAGTCACCGGGCCAGTGTCCAAGACACACCGTCTGTAATCTACAGTAGCCATTTCAAAACCCGAGATGTCCCATCTGTTTTCCAAACTCACTGCTTCAGTATCCAAAGCCCTTTGTCAGTGACTCGCACCCCCTGGACCAATGTAAAATCAGTTACCTGCAGTAGTCGAGTGAGTATCCCGCCAACAACCCAGAGTCCCCACTCAAGCCTTCAAGTCTCCAGGTCAGTCCGGGCCAGAGTCGATGTCCCCCCATCAATTACTCACAGCCCAGAGGCCAGTATCAAAAGTAATGAATCAATCATCTGGACCTCCCAGGAGAGCTTCAGAGACACTTTGGATGGTCCCCAACACAACCCAAATACCCCAGAAAGCAACCTCTACAGTTCACCATCAGGCAGCTCCACTGAGGGCAGATCTGGCAG GTTTCAGGACAGGTGTAGACTCAGCCATTCCCAGCTGCCCATGGGCTGGCGGTTGCTGCACGAGGCCAGGAAGATCAGTCACCAGCTGAGCCTGGTGCTGAGCCTGGCCGGCATGGTGACCATCGGTCTCATCTCTCTGGGCCAGCACTGGATCCACTTCCAGGTGCCACTGATGCCCCCTGAGGATCCTGCTGGCTACCCCACCATTCTCATCAATACCATCTTCTTTGTGCAGTGCCCTGACACCTCCTGCCAGAATGAGTACGACCAGAATGCTT GGATCAGCATGATACTGTGTATCCTGTTCTACTTGATGCAGGCCCATGAGTACCTGCAGGAGGGCATGACCTACGAGCTGGGGTGCAGTTTCTACCTGGCATGGATCGGCGTCTTCCTCTTCCTGATGACTG GTTTCTTCTCCTATCTGAACTACATGAACTTCTGGTCCCTCCTGGCGATCCAGGCCATCTGGACTTAG
- the LOC116282197 gene encoding uncharacterized protein isoform X1, with amino-acid sequence MDSHSTLDLLDPVSSWEEDRKFVLRGWCLVFSILATLMVLSVLDGRMAYLQGSYTGYLGFWTDCRKHKCVSLGQVTVLIHMSMGFMMLALVLCLVLLPTMSLSFRPVFRRLNKADLVFSSLSLSIGFLIVLSLTLFVVNCETLQPRPRVSYLMTTYLGWSGGALMLWAGALSYLNHVGMWGRGKTSMEWRLSYRRWVSQQSTQRSTLEQPRSDQDSKCTEDVPSSLPSPRSSPKPL; translated from the exons ATGGACTCACATTCCACCCTAGACCTGT TGGACCCCGTCTCTTCGTGGGAGGAGGACCGCAAGTTCGTCCTGCGGGGCTGGTGTCTTGTCTTCAGCATTCTGGCGACCCTGATGGTGCTCAGCGTGTTGGATGGGCGTATGGCCTACTTGCAGGGCTCCTACACGGGCTACCTGGGCTTCTGGACTGACTGCAGGAAGCACAAGTGTGTCAGCCTGGGCCAAGTCACCG ttcTCATCCACATGAGCATGGGCTTCATGATGCTGGCCCTGGTCCTGTGTCTAGTCCTCCTCCCCACCATGAGCCTCTCCTTCCGGCCAGTGTTCCGCCGCCTTAACAAGGCTGACCTTGTCTTCAGTTCCCTCAGCTTAAGCATTG GGTTCCTGATTGTCCTCAGCCTGACCCTCTTTGTAGTCAACTGCGAGACGTTGCAACCGAGGCCACGGGTATCCTACCTGATGACCACCTACCTGGGCTGGAGCGGCGGCGCCTTGATGCTGTGGGCCG gagcaCTGAGCTACTTGAACCACGTGGGCatgtggggcagagggaagacCTCTATGGAGTGGCGGTTGAGCTATCGCCGGTGGGTCTCGCAGCAGAGCACCCAGAGGTCCACGCTCGAACAGCCGCGGTCAGACCAAGACTCCAAGTGCACCGAGGACGTGCCCAGTTCACTTCCCTCCCCAAGATCCTCCCCTaagcctctctaa
- the LOC116282197 gene encoding uncharacterized protein isoform X2: MDSHSTLDLLDPVSSWEEDRKFVLRGWCLVFSILATLMVLSVLDGRMAYLQGSYTGYLGFWTDCRKHKCVSLGQVTVLIHMSMGFMMLALVLCLVLLPTMSLSFRPVFRRLNKADLVFSSLSLSIVNCETLQPRPRVSYLMTTYLGWSGGALMLWAGALSYLNHVGMWGRGKTSMEWRLSYRRWVSQQSTQRSTLEQPRSDQDSKCTEDVPSSLPSPRSSPKPL; encoded by the exons ATGGACTCACATTCCACCCTAGACCTGT TGGACCCCGTCTCTTCGTGGGAGGAGGACCGCAAGTTCGTCCTGCGGGGCTGGTGTCTTGTCTTCAGCATTCTGGCGACCCTGATGGTGCTCAGCGTGTTGGATGGGCGTATGGCCTACTTGCAGGGCTCCTACACGGGCTACCTGGGCTTCTGGACTGACTGCAGGAAGCACAAGTGTGTCAGCCTGGGCCAAGTCACCG ttcTCATCCACATGAGCATGGGCTTCATGATGCTGGCCCTGGTCCTGTGTCTAGTCCTCCTCCCCACCATGAGCCTCTCCTTCCGGCCAGTGTTCCGCCGCCTTAACAAGGCTGACCTTGTCTTCAGTTCCCTCAGCTTAAGCATTG TCAACTGCGAGACGTTGCAACCGAGGCCACGGGTATCCTACCTGATGACCACCTACCTGGGCTGGAGCGGCGGCGCCTTGATGCTGTGGGCCG gagcaCTGAGCTACTTGAACCACGTGGGCatgtggggcagagggaagacCTCTATGGAGTGGCGGTTGAGCTATCGCCGGTGGGTCTCGCAGCAGAGCACCCAGAGGTCCACGCTCGAACAGCCGCGGTCAGACCAAGACTCCAAGTGCACCGAGGACGTGCCCAGTTCACTTCCCTCCCCAAGATCCTCCCCTaagcctctctaa